The following coding sequences are from one Lolium rigidum isolate FL_2022 chromosome 6, APGP_CSIRO_Lrig_0.1, whole genome shotgun sequence window:
- the LOC124659965 gene encoding uncharacterized protein LOC124659965: protein MSPARILLSIAALALLLHSSPTLAAADAAAEPCAAPLSSASSSAAPDEVALCPVRCFRPDPVCGADGTTYWCGCPEAACAGATVARRGYCEVGAGSAPVSGQALLLVHIVWLFVLGAALLLGFL, encoded by the coding sequence ATGTCGCCCGCCCGCATCCTCCTCTCCATCGCGGCCCTGGCGCTCCTCCTGCActcctccccaaccctagccgccgccgacgccgccgccgagccctGCGCGgcgcccctctcctccgcctcctcctccgccgcgcccgACGAGGTCGCGCTCTGCCCGGTGCGCTGCTTCCGCCCGGACCCGGTCTGCGGCGCCGACGGGACCACCTACTGGTGCGGCTGCCCCGAGGCGGCCTGCGCCGGCGCCACCGTGGCCCGCCGCGGCTACTGCGAGGTCGGCGCGGGCTCCGCGCCCGTCTCCGGCCAGGCGCTCCTGCTCGTCCACATCGTCTGGCTCTTCGTGCtcggcgccgccctcctcctcggcttcctctga
- the LOC124664089 gene encoding histone-lysine N-methyltransferase, H3 lysine-9 specific SUVH1-like → MSRPSSFVPTPDQDVLDIKPLRTLSPMFPAPLGLNTFNQPSSPGTPPLVFVTTAGQFPGLRSFSAFGAQDAAGRRPASCNGQTTGYGGQPAGSGGQAAGFGGQPAGNGGQATGFGGQFAGNGGHAAGFGGQSAGDGGRTAANGASNAGASADMPIDAIPISAYKSTPPASAFGCRSADNGGHTAADGTSNASGSADAPIFATPLAAYKPKTPNVIQLDDDDDDDDYAVNQTSASGRAIKRPSRLSGYRTSGGLGSDSNSGVKNKRHKSSNRMAGTDHEFTLEPHSSSDPREVVEEVLMTFEALRRRHLQLDEAQETGKRADLKASAIMNAKNLRANAGRRIGVVPGVEIGDIFYFRMELSIIGLHAPSMAGIDYMTATFGDRDDDSVAICIVAAGVYENDDDATDTLVYSGSGGNNRNNEDMHDQKLERGNLALERSLSRKNVIRVVRGYKDPGCLAGKVYMYDGLYKIHESWKERTRAGINCFKYKLVREPGQPEGFAIWKMSRKWVANPDTRDNVLHPDLSSGAEYLPVCLVNDVNSEKGPGLFTYISEVKYLKPLSSLKPLQGCRCVSACLPTDSTCGCAQCNGGNLPYSSTGLLVCRKPMIYECGESCLCSVNCRNRVTQKGAKIHFEVFRTENRGWGLRSWDPIRAGSFICEYVGEVIDDEKFSLDDSEDDYLFQTVCPGRKTLKWNYGPELIGEQSTNVSPDTFEPLPIKISAKKMGNISRFMNHSCAPNAFWQPVQFDHGDDGHPHIMFFALKHIPPMTELTYDYGEIGADSSGIGSPRAKSCLCGSSNCRGYFC, encoded by the coding sequence ATGAGCCGGCCATCGAGTTTCGTGCCGACGCCTGACCAGGATGTGCTGGACATCAAGCCCCTGCGGACCCTGTCTCCGATGTTCCCGGCTCCGCTGGGGCTCAACACCTTCAACCAGCCGTCCAGCCCTGGCACCCCGCCCTTGGTGTTTGTCACTACAGCTGGGCAGTTTCCTGGGCTCAGGTCGTTCTCTGCTTTCGGTGCGCAGGATGCTGCTGGACGGCGGCCTGCTTCGTGCAATGGTCAGACTACAGGTTATGGTGGCCAGCCTGCTGGTAGTGGAGGTCAGGCTGCAGGGTTTGGTGGTCAGCCTGCTGGTAATGGAGGCCAGGCTACAGGGTTTGGTGGTCAGTTTGCTGGGAATGGAGGCCATGCTGCAGGTTTTGGTGGTCAGTCTGCTGGTGATGGAGGCAGGACTGCTGCCAATGGGGCTTCAAATGCAGGCGCCAGTGCTGACATGCCAATTGACGCCATCCCTatctcagcctacaagtcgacacCGCCAGCTTCTGCTTTCGGTTGCCGGTCTGCTGATAACGGAGGCCACACTGCTGCAGATGGAACTTCAAATGCAAGCGGCAGTGCTGACGCGCCAATTTTCGCCACCCCTCTTGCAGCTTACAAGCCTAAGACGCCAAATGTCATACAactggatgacgacgacgatgatgatgattacGCTGTCAACCAGACATCAGCATCTGGGCGAGCAATCAAGAGGCCATCCCGCCTAAGTGGATATAGGACGAGTGGTGGTTTGGGCAGTGACAGCAATAGTGGAGTGAAGAACAAGCGACACAAGTCCTCTAACAGGATGGCTGGTACTGACCATGAGTTTACCTTGGAGCCCCATTCGTCCAGCGATCCCAGGGAGGTTGTGGAGGAGGTTCTCATGACCTTCGAGGCACTGCGGCGTAGGCATCTTCAGTTGGATGAGGCGCAAGAGACTGGCAAACGTGCAGACCTTAAGGCTTCTGCCATCATGAATGCCAAAAATCTAAGGGCTAACGCCGGGAGGAGGATCGGAGTTGTCCCTGGAGTTGAGATAGGGGATATTTTCTACTTCAGGATGGAGCTAAGCATTATTGGGTTGCATGCTCCTAGCATGGCTGGGATTGATTATATGACTGCCACGTTTGGTGATAGGGATGATGATTCTGTGGCAATATGTATTGTCGCTGCAGGTGTTtatgagaatgatgatgatgccacAGACACGCTAGTCTACAGCGGTTCAGGAGGTAATAACAGGAACAATGAGGATATGCATGACCAGAAGCTTGAGAGAGGTAACCTTGCCCTTGAGAGGAGCCTGTCGAGAAAGAACGTGATCCGGGTTGTACGGGGATATAAAGATCCAGGTTGCTTGGCTGGGAAGGTTTATATGTATGATGGCCTCTATAAGATTCATGAGTCCTGGAAGGAGAGAACAAGAGCTGGGATCAATTGCTTCAAGTACAAGCTGGTGCGGGAACCGGGACAGCCTGAGGGATTTGCAATCTGGAAGATGTCGCGAAAATGGGTAGCGAATCCAGACACTAGAGACAATGTTCTACACCCTGATCTATCATCTGGTGCTGAGTATCTCCCGGTGTGTCTTGTCAATGATGTTAACAGTGAGAAAGGACCGGGCCTTTTCACCTATATTTCTGAGGTCAAATACCTGAAGCCACTAAGTTCTCTGAAACCATTACAGGGTTGTAGATGCGTTAGTGCTTGTCTGCCTACTGATTCCACTTGTGGCTGTGCGCAGTGTAATGGAGGTAACTTACCATATAGTTCAACTGGGTTGCTTGTATGCCGCAAACCTATGATATATGAATGTGGTGAATCTTGCCTGTGTTCAGTTAACTGCCGTAACAGGGTGACCCAGAAGGGGGCTAAGATTCACTTTGAGGTCTTCAGGACAGAGAATCGAGGCTGGGGTCTTCGTTCATGGGATCCTATACGGGCTGGCTCATTCATTTGCGAGTATGTTGGTGAGGTTATTGATGATGAGAAATTCAGTCTGGATGACAGCGAAGATGATTACCTTTTTCAGACTGTGTGCCCTGGTCGGAAGACATTGAAATGGAATTATGGGCCTGAACTGATAGGGGAGCAAAGCACAAACGTTTCACCTGATACTTTCGAGCCACTGCCAATTAAGATAAGTGCAAAGAAGATGGGGAACATCTCACGTTTCATGAACCATAGCTGTGCCCCTAACGCCTTCTGGCAGCCAGTTCAATTTGACCATGGAGATGATGGTCACCCACACATCATGTTCTTTGCGCTCAAGCATATCCCTCCCATGACAGAGCTGACCTATGACTACGGTGAGATTGGAGCTGATTCTAGTGGTATAGGTTCTCCTAGAGCCAAGAGCTGCCTCTGTGGATCCTCAAATTGCCGGGGCTACTTTTGCTGA
- the LOC124661467 gene encoding probable arabinosyltransferase ARAD1 has translation MAGKQFPSLAHARPASSRCLLAVGALLLLSAVYFVLLAPSPPRPVPGPLSNPSAATTSFVASLDRFLDSPPRPAASPAAPADLDAAIRTQEEARLYGDPGSAWPAAPAPLRVYVYEMPRKFTYDLLRLFRDSYRQTDNLTSNGSPVHRLIEQHSIDYWLWADLIAPESQRLLKNVIRVERQEEADIFYVPFFTTISYFLLEKQECKALYREALKWVTDQPAWKRSEGRDHIIPVHHPWSFKSVRRFVKKAIWLLPDMDSTGNWYKPGQVYLEKDVILPYVPNVDLCDYKCVSETQSKRSTLLFFRGRLKRNAGGKIRSSLVTELKNVEDIVIEEGTAGVEGKVAAQNGMRKSLFCLNPAGDTPSSARLFDAIVSGCIPVIVSDELELPFEGILDYRKIALFVSSNDAVQPGWLVKYLRGIDTKIVKEMQSNLVKYSRHFIYSSPAQPLGPEDLTWRMIAGKLVNIKLHIQRSHRVVRESRSLCTCECRVGNITRLL, from the exons ATGGCGGGGAAGCAGTTCCCCTCGCTGGCGCACGCGCGCCCCGCCTCCTCCCGCTGCCTGCTCGCCgtcggcgcgctcctcctcctctccgccgtCTACTTCGTCCTCCTCGCCCCCTCCCCGCCGCGCCCCGTCCCCGGCCCACTctccaaccctagcgccgccaccacctccttcGTCGCCTCCCTCGACCGCTTCCTCGACTCCCCGCCCCGACCCGCCGCTTCCCCCGCGGCCCCCGCGGACCTCGACGCCGCGATCCGGACGCAGGAGGAGGCCCGGCTGTACGGGGACCCCGGGAGCGCGTGGCCGGCGGCACCGGCGCCGCTCAGGGTCTACGTCTACGAGATGCCGCGCAAGTTCACCTACGATCTGCTCAGGCTCTTCAGGGACTCGTACCGCCAGACGGACAACCTCACCTCCAACGGGAGCCCCGTGCACAGGCTCATCGAGCAG CATTCTATTGACTACTGGCTGTGGGCTGATCTCATTGCTCCTGAATCACAACGACTTTTGAAGAATGTTATCAGGGTTGAGCGGCAAGAAGAAGCAGACATTTTCTATGTCCCATTCTTCACAACAATCAGCTACTTCTTGCTGGAGAAACAAGAATGCAAGGCACTTTATAGG GAAGCATTGAAGTGGGTGACTGATCAACCTGCTTGGAAACGCTCGGAAGGCAGAGACCATATTATTCCAGTTCATCACCCATGGTCTTTTAAGTCAGTCAGGAGATTCGTGAAGAAAGCAATATGGCTTCTGCCTGATATGGATTCTACCGGGAACTG GTACAAACCTGGGCAAGTATATCTGGAAAAGGATGTTATCCTTCCATATGTCCCAAATGTTGATCTTTGTGATTATAAGTGTGTGTCAGAAACTCAATCTAAAAGAAGCACGCTgctgttctttcgaggaagactgAAGAGAAATGCT GGTGGTAAGATTCGGAGTAGTCTTGTGACAGAATTAAAAAATGTAGAAGACATAGTCATAGAAGAAGGGACTGCTGGAGTTGAGGGAAAAGTGGCAGCTCAGAATGGCATGCGCAAGTCTCTCTTTTGCTTGAATCCAGCTGGGGATACCCCATCTTCTGCTCGCTTGTTTGATGCAATTGTTAGTGGATGTATTCCAGTTATAGTAAGTGATGAGCTAGAACTTCCTTTTGAAGGAATACTTGACTACAGAAAG ATAGCATTGTTTGTTTCATCAAATGATGCTGTGCAACCTGGCTGGCTGGTGAAGTACCTAAGAGGAATCGATACCAAAATAGTTAAGGAAATGCAATCTAATCTTGTCAAG TACTCAAGGCATTTTATCTATTCAAGTCCAGCTCAGCCCCTTGGACCAGAAGACCTTACATGGAGAATG ATTGCTGGTAAGCTGGTAAACATCAAGTTGCATATTCAGCGTTCACACCGTGTGGTCAGAGAATCTAGGAGCTTATGCACTTGCGAGTGTCGAGTTGGGAACATCACGAGGCTGCTCTAA